In Mastomys coucha isolate ucsf_1 unplaced genomic scaffold, UCSF_Mcou_1 pScaffold5, whole genome shotgun sequence, one genomic interval encodes:
- the LOC116079103 gene encoding 60S ribosomal protein L39, which yields MSSHKTFRIKRFLAKKQKQNRPIPQWIRMKTGNKIRYNSKRRHWRRTKLGL from the coding sequence ATGTCTTCTCACAAGACTTTCAGAATCAAGAGATTCCtggccaagaaacaaaagcaaaatcgtCCTATTCCTCAATGGATCCGGATGAAAACTGGTAACAAAATCAGGTACAACTCTAAGAGAAGACACTGGAGGAGAACAAAACTGGGTCTGTAA
- the Odf4 gene encoding outer dense fiber protein 4 isoform X3 → MEPDLTKEESERITASRNRRLCRERRRNSLLPLQWKMAHSSRWMAQVVASEFSLVAFLLLLLMVFSKKWLCPSKSRFHQRYPQNVTKRVYTSIHSMSTGLLYICISKSCPSSDNGEGLGFVLTTWLHLPYLPCLQRMPFFGLIGIILSFCEVTLIFLTLLLFPVNLWIYELRKNISVPIGWSYFIGWLVLILYFTCGILCYLNHKNFWSLIMSSSSINTTWSSSEPESLRSDSQTSNRQENILEPTEDAQKPLSPDKAVLPPQPDTTG, encoded by the exons ATGGAACCTGACTTGACTAAGGAAGAATCTGAGAGGATAACGGCCAG CAGGAACAGGCGGTTATGCAGGGAGCGTCGTCGCAATTCCCTATTGCCCCTTCAATGGAAAATGGCACACAGCTCCCGCTGGATGGCCCAGGTGGTGGCCTCAGAGTTCAGCCTGGTGGCCTTCCTCCTGCTACTGCTCATGGTCTTCTCCAAGAAATGGTTGTGTCCCTCTAAGAGTCGTTTCCATCAGCGTTACCCCCAAAACGTCACTAAGAGAGTCTACACCTCCATCCACAGTATGTCCACAGGGCTCCTGTACATCTGCATATCTAAAAGCTGCCCCAGCTCTGACAATGGGGAAG GGCTGGGTTTTGTCCTCACCACCTGGCTGCACCTGCCGTACCTGCCCTGCCTGCAGAGAATGCCTTTCTTTGGCTTGATTGGGATCATCCTGAGCTTCTGTGAAG tcACCTTAATTTTCCTCACCCTCCTGTTGTTCCCTGTTAACCTCTGGATCTACGAGCTGAGGAAGAATATATCGGTTCCCATCGGCTGGAGCTATTTCATTGGTTGGCTGGTGCTCATCCTGTATTTCACTTGTG GGATCCTTTGCTACCTCAACCACAAAAACTTCTGGAGCCTGATTATGAGCAGCTCCTCCATCAACACTACTTGGAGCAGCTCGGAGCCCGAGTCTCTGAGGAGTGACTCACAGACCTCCAACAGACAGGAGAACATTCTGGAGCCTACTGAGGATGCCCAAAAGCCATTAAGTCCAGATAAAGCTGTCTTACCACCCCAGCCAGACACCACTGGCTAG
- the Odf4 gene encoding outer dense fiber protein 4 isoform X2, with translation MEPDLTKEESERITARNRRLCRERRRNSLLPLQWKMAHSSRWMAQVVASEFSLVAFLLLLLMVFSKKWLCPSKSRFHQRYPQNVTKRVYTSIHSMSTGLLYICISKSCPSSDNGEDNFKMWTIHPVFGVAKISFTLAVGLGFVLTTWLHLPYLPCLQRMPFFGLIGIILSFCEVTLIFLTLLLFPVNLWIYELRKNISVPIGWSYFIGWLVLILYFTCGILCYLNHKNFWSLIMSSSSINTTWSSSEPESLRSDSQTSNRQENILEPTEDAQKPLSPDKAVLPPQPDTTG, from the exons ATGGAACCTGACTTGACTAAGGAAGAATCTGAGAGGATAACGGCCAG GAACAGGCGGTTATGCAGGGAGCGTCGTCGCAATTCCCTATTGCCCCTTCAATGGAAAATGGCACACAGCTCCCGCTGGATGGCCCAGGTGGTGGCCTCAGAGTTCAGCCTGGTGGCCTTCCTCCTGCTACTGCTCATGGTCTTCTCCAAGAAATGGTTGTGTCCCTCTAAGAGTCGTTTCCATCAGCGTTACCCCCAAAACGTCACTAAGAGAGTCTACACCTCCATCCACAGTATGTCCACAGGGCTCCTGTACATCTGCATATCTAAAAGCTGCCCCAGCTCTGACAATGGGGAAG ACAATTTTAAGATGTGGACAATCCATCCAGTTTTTGGGGTGGCTAAGATAAGTTTCACCCTGGCCGTAGGGCTGGGTTTTGTCCTCACCACCTGGCTGCACCTGCCGTACCTGCCCTGCCTGCAGAGAATGCCTTTCTTTGGCTTGATTGGGATCATCCTGAGCTTCTGTGAAG tcACCTTAATTTTCCTCACCCTCCTGTTGTTCCCTGTTAACCTCTGGATCTACGAGCTGAGGAAGAATATATCGGTTCCCATCGGCTGGAGCTATTTCATTGGTTGGCTGGTGCTCATCCTGTATTTCACTTGTG GGATCCTTTGCTACCTCAACCACAAAAACTTCTGGAGCCTGATTATGAGCAGCTCCTCCATCAACACTACTTGGAGCAGCTCGGAGCCCGAGTCTCTGAGGAGTGACTCACAGACCTCCAACAGACAGGAGAACATTCTGGAGCCTACTGAGGATGCCCAAAAGCCATTAAGTCCAGATAAAGCTGTCTTACCACCCCAGCCAGACACCACTGGCTAG
- the Arhgef15 gene encoding rho guanine nucleotide exchange factor 15, with the protein MSAQSLPAATPPTLKPPRIIRPRPPSRHRAPHSPGPPNNGSSPKALPQISNDASASVCTSIFWEPPAASLKPPALLPPSVSRASLDSQTSPDSPSSTPSPSPVSRRSISPEPAPCSPVPPPKPSGSSRTSLPLGPMPLQDGSASAPGTVRRLAGKFEWGAEAKAQSSDSLERCSQGSTDVNGEKETPQVVLSGNGSQENGTPDAALACPPCCPCVCHVAKPGLELRWVPVGSSDDILRIPCRASPLRASRSRINPPVISNPPVVLTSYRSTAERKLLPPLKPPKPTKVRQDISTSGELPQQDLELPSEDGIQTATKTWEGDRPEEAPQNAPPVAPEEREEEGLERLKDLQWELPLQDEPLYQTYRAAVLSEELWGVGEDGGPSPANPGEAPTFSRLPGPRNTLWQELPAVRGSGLLESLSPQERRMQESLFEVVTSEASYLRSLRLLTDTFVLSQALRDTLTPRDHHTLFSNVQRVQSVSERFLGTLLSRVRSSPHITDLCDVVHAHAVGPFSVYVDYVRNQQYQEETYSRLMDTNMRFSAELRRLQSLPKCERLPLPSFLLLPFQRITRLRMLLQNILSQTEEGSSRQENAQKALGAVSKIIERCSAEVGRMKQTEELIRLTQRLRFHKVKALPLVSWSRRLELQGELTELGCRRGGVLFNSRPRFTPLCLLLFSDLLLITQPKSGQRLQVLDYAHRSLVQAQQVPDPSGPPTFRLSLLSNHQGRPTHRLLQAASLSDMQRWLGAFPTPGPLPCSPDTIYEDCECSQELCSESSTPSKTEGQSLESKGPRKHLHKSPEGWLKGLPGAFPAQLVCEVTGEHERRKHLRQHQKLLEAVGPSSGTPDTPQP; encoded by the exons ATGTCTGCTCAATCTCTTCCTGCAGCAACGCCCCCTACCCTGAAGCCCCCTCGGATCATCCGCCCCCGACCCCCATCTCGGCATAGGGCTCCACACTCCCCGGGGCCTCCCAACAATGGCTCCTCTCCGAAAGCACTTCCTCAAATATCCAATGATGCATCCGCCTCAGTGTGCACCTCCATCTTCTGGGAGCCTCCCGCGGCTTCTCTGAAGCCCCCTGCTCTTCTGCCCCCTTCAGTTTCTAGAGCCAGCCTGGACTCTCAGACTTCCCCTGATTCACCTTCCAGCACACCCAGTCCCAGCCCAGTGTCCCGGCGCTCCATCTCCCCAGAACCAGCTCCCTGCTCTCCCGTGCCCCCACCCAAACCCTCTGGGTCTTCCCGAACATCTCTGCCCTTGGGCCCTATGCCTCTCCAGGATGGCTCTGCCTCGGCCCCTGGCACGGTTCGCAGACTGGCCGGCAAGTTTGAATGGGGAGCTGAAGCAAAGGCCCAGTCCTCAGACTCCCTGGAACGGTGCTCCCAGGGGAGCACGGATGTGAATGGGGAGAAAGAGACTCCCCAAGTCGTCCTTTCCGGAAATGGGTCCCAGGAGAATGGCACTCCTG ATGCTGCCCTGGCCTGCCCTCCATGCTGCCCCTGTGTCTGCCATGTAGCAAAGCCTGGCCTGGAGCTCCGATGGGTGCCTGTGGGGAGTTCTGATGACATCCTCAGGATCCCCTGCCGGGCATCCCCACTCCGAGCCTCCCGCTCCCGCATCAACCCTCCAGTCATCAGTAACCCTCCAGTTGTACTCACATCCTATCGCTCCACTGCGGAGCGCAAACTCCTACCTCCCCTCAAGCCCCCCAAGCCTACTAAAGTCAGACAGGATATAAGCACCTCTGGGGAGCTTCCACAGCAGGACCTGGAACTGCCTTCAGAAGATGGGATCCAGACAGCTACAAAGACCTGGGAAG GGGACAGACCTGAAGAAGCTCCTCAGAATGCTCCTCCTGTAGCCCCAGAGGAAAG GGAGGAGGAAGGACTGGAGAGGCTGAAGGACCTGCAGTGGGAACTGCCCCTGCAGGACG AACCTTTATACCAGACTTACCGAGCAGCTGTGCTGTCAGAGGAGCTGTGGGGTGTGGGTGAGGATGGGGGTCCCTCTCCAGCTAATCCTGGAGAAGCTCCCACCTTCTCCAGGCTACCTGGACCTCGAAACACTCTGTGGCAGGAGCTCCCGGCTGTGCGAGGCAGTGGTCTCTTAGAGAGTCTAAGCCCCCAGGAAAGGCGCATGCAGGAG AGCCTGTTTGAAGTGGTGACATCAGAGGCCTCCTACCTGCGCTCCCTGAGGCTGTTGACTGACACCTTTGTCCTGAGCCAGGCTCTTCGGGACACGCTCACTCCTCGGGATCATCATACCCTTTTCTCCAATGTGCAGCGAGTCCAGAGTGTCAGTGAGCG GTTTCTAGGAACACTGCTGTCTCGTGTTCGTTCCTCCCCACACATCACTGACCTGTGTGATGTGGTGCACGCCCATGCAGTTggtcctttctctgtgtatgtggatTATGTACGGAACCAGCAGTATCAGGAGGAGACCTACAGCCGCCTTAT GGATACAAACATGCGCTTCTCTGCAGAGCTGCGAAGGCTGCAGAGCCTCCCCAAATGTGAGCGGCTCCCTCTGCCATCTTTCCTGCTGCTGCCCTTCCAGCGCATCACCCGGTTGCGGATGCTGTTACAG AATATCCTAAGCCAGACAGAGGAGGGGTCCAGTCGTCAGGAGAATGCCCAGAAGGCCCTGGGCGCTGTGAGCAAG ATCATTGAGCGCTGCAGCGCTGAGGTGGGGCGCATGAAGCAGACAGAAGAGCTGATCCGACTCACCCAAAGGTTGCGCTTCCACAAAGTCAAG gCTCTACCCCTGGTCTCCTGGTCGCGGCGCCTGGAATTGCAGGGGGAGCTGACCGAGCTGGGGTGTCGGAGGGGGGGTGTGCTCTTCAACTCCCGCCCACGCTTCactcccctctgcctgctgcTCTTCAGTGACCTGTTGCTTATCACTCAGCCCAAGAG TGGGCAACGGCTGCAGGTTCTGGACTATGCCCATCGCTCCCTGGTGCAGGCCCAGCAGGTTCCTGACCCATCTGGACCCCCTACCTTCCGCCTCTCGCTTCTCAGCAACCATCAGGGCCGCCCCACCCACAGGCTACTCCAAGCAGCCTCGCT GTCAGACATGCAGCGCTGGCTGGGAGCCTTCCCCACCCCAGGTCCCCTTCCCTGTTCCCCAGACACCATCTACGAAGACTGTG AGTGTTCCCAGGAGCTATGTTCAGAGTCATCTACACCTTCCAAGACTGAGGGGCAAAGTCTGGAGTCCAAGGGCCCCCGAAAGCATCTGCACAAGAGTCCAGAAG GTTGGCTTAAGGGGCTTCCTGGAGCCTTCCCTGCCCAACTGGTGTGTGAAGTCACAGGAGAACATGAAAGGAGGAAGCATCTTCGCCAGCATCAAAAGCTTCTTGAGGCTGTAGGACCCTCTTCAGGCACTCCTGACACCCCTCAACCCTAA
- the Odf4 gene encoding outer dense fiber protein 4 isoform X1, which translates to MEPDLTKEESERITASRNRRLCRERRRNSLLPLQWKMAHSSRWMAQVVASEFSLVAFLLLLLMVFSKKWLCPSKSRFHQRYPQNVTKRVYTSIHSMSTGLLYICISKSCPSSDNGEDNFKMWTIHPVFGVAKISFTLAVGLGFVLTTWLHLPYLPCLQRMPFFGLIGIILSFCEVTLIFLTLLLFPVNLWIYELRKNISVPIGWSYFIGWLVLILYFTCGILCYLNHKNFWSLIMSSSSINTTWSSSEPESLRSDSQTSNRQENILEPTEDAQKPLSPDKAVLPPQPDTTG; encoded by the exons ATGGAACCTGACTTGACTAAGGAAGAATCTGAGAGGATAACGGCCAG CAGGAACAGGCGGTTATGCAGGGAGCGTCGTCGCAATTCCCTATTGCCCCTTCAATGGAAAATGGCACACAGCTCCCGCTGGATGGCCCAGGTGGTGGCCTCAGAGTTCAGCCTGGTGGCCTTCCTCCTGCTACTGCTCATGGTCTTCTCCAAGAAATGGTTGTGTCCCTCTAAGAGTCGTTTCCATCAGCGTTACCCCCAAAACGTCACTAAGAGAGTCTACACCTCCATCCACAGTATGTCCACAGGGCTCCTGTACATCTGCATATCTAAAAGCTGCCCCAGCTCTGACAATGGGGAAG ACAATTTTAAGATGTGGACAATCCATCCAGTTTTTGGGGTGGCTAAGATAAGTTTCACCCTGGCCGTAGGGCTGGGTTTTGTCCTCACCACCTGGCTGCACCTGCCGTACCTGCCCTGCCTGCAGAGAATGCCTTTCTTTGGCTTGATTGGGATCATCCTGAGCTTCTGTGAAG tcACCTTAATTTTCCTCACCCTCCTGTTGTTCCCTGTTAACCTCTGGATCTACGAGCTGAGGAAGAATATATCGGTTCCCATCGGCTGGAGCTATTTCATTGGTTGGCTGGTGCTCATCCTGTATTTCACTTGTG GGATCCTTTGCTACCTCAACCACAAAAACTTCTGGAGCCTGATTATGAGCAGCTCCTCCATCAACACTACTTGGAGCAGCTCGGAGCCCGAGTCTCTGAGGAGTGACTCACAGACCTCCAACAGACAGGAGAACATTCTGGAGCCTACTGAGGATGCCCAAAAGCCATTAAGTCCAGATAAAGCTGTCTTACCACCCCAGCCAGACACCACTGGCTAG